From one Streptosporangiales bacterium genomic stretch:
- a CDS encoding sugar kinase, with amino-acid sequence MTEVVLGVDIGTLSSKGLLVGLDGQVLATAVREHEMSTPRPGWAEHDAERIWWGDCVEITRELMQHGHQVVAVGVSGIGPCLLPCDADGDPLRPAILYGVDTRASEEIDQLTAKYGADTIRARCGAVPTSQAAGPKLRWVRDREPDVWARTAYVHMSNSFLTQRLTGAYVLDHPSASQFTPLYDPTAQAWIPEWVADVAGNLALPELAWPSDVVGTVTAEAAETTGLPAGVPVVAGTIDAWSESVSVGVKHRGDVMLMYGTTMFLIELTDSLLTWPTLWGTCGAFRDTYNLAAGMATSGAVTDWLRRITGSPFEDLVEEARAVGPGAEGLVMLPYFSGERTPLFDADARGVVAGLTLRHGREHLYRAALEATAFGVRHNLEAMGDAGGEARRLVAVGGGTKGGLWTQIVSDVIGQPQQLPRSTVGAAYGNAVLAAFGSRAVTEPETERWNPVEHVVEPNPAHAEAYDRLYQQYRDLYPATKDITHTLAAIQREGVG; translated from the coding sequence ATGACTGAGGTCGTGCTCGGTGTGGATATCGGCACCTTGAGCTCGAAGGGACTACTGGTCGGCCTCGACGGTCAGGTGCTGGCGACCGCGGTGCGCGAGCACGAGATGTCGACGCCGCGACCCGGCTGGGCCGAGCACGACGCAGAGCGCATCTGGTGGGGCGACTGCGTCGAGATCACCCGCGAGCTGATGCAACACGGTCACCAGGTCGTGGCCGTCGGCGTCAGCGGCATCGGCCCGTGCCTGCTGCCCTGCGACGCGGACGGCGACCCGCTGCGCCCGGCGATCCTCTACGGCGTCGACACCCGGGCCAGCGAGGAGATCGACCAGCTCACCGCGAAGTACGGTGCCGACACCATCCGCGCGCGCTGCGGCGCCGTACCGACGTCCCAGGCCGCCGGGCCGAAGCTGCGGTGGGTGCGCGACCGCGAGCCGGACGTGTGGGCGCGCACCGCGTACGTCCACATGTCGAACTCGTTCCTCACCCAGCGGCTGACCGGCGCGTACGTGCTCGACCACCCGTCGGCCAGCCAGTTCACGCCGCTGTACGACCCGACGGCCCAGGCGTGGATCCCGGAGTGGGTCGCCGACGTGGCCGGCAACCTGGCCCTGCCCGAGCTGGCCTGGCCGAGCGACGTCGTCGGCACCGTCACCGCCGAGGCCGCAGAGACGACCGGTCTGCCGGCCGGCGTGCCGGTCGTCGCCGGCACCATCGACGCGTGGTCGGAGTCGGTGAGCGTCGGCGTGAAGCACCGCGGCGACGTGATGCTCATGTACGGCACCACCATGTTCCTCATCGAGCTCACCGACTCGCTGCTCACCTGGCCGACGCTGTGGGGCACCTGCGGCGCGTTCCGCGACACGTACAACCTGGCCGCGGGCATGGCCACCTCGGGCGCCGTGACGGACTGGCTGCGGCGCATCACCGGCAGCCCGTTCGAGGACCTGGTCGAGGAGGCGCGCGCCGTCGGCCCCGGCGCCGAGGGGCTGGTCATGCTGCCGTACTTCTCCGGCGAGCGCACTCCCCTGTTCGACGCCGACGCCCGCGGCGTCGTCGCCGGGCTCACCCTGCGGCACGGCAGGGAGCACCTCTACCGGGCCGCGCTCGAGGCGACCGCGTTCGGCGTCCGCCACAACCTGGAGGCGATGGGCGACGCTGGCGGCGAGGCGCGCCGGCTGGTCGCCGTCGGCGGCGGCACGAAGGGCGGGCTGTGGACGCAGATCGTGTCCGACGTGATCGGGCAGCCGCAGCAGCTGCCGCGCAGCACGGTCGGTGCGGCGTACGGCAACGCGGTCCTCGCCGCGTTCGGCAGCCGCGCGGTCACCGAGCCGGAGACCGAGCGCTGGAACCCGGTGGAGCACGTCGTGGAGCCGAACCCGGCGCACGCGGAGGCGTACGACCGGCTCTACCAGCAGTACCGCGACCTGTACCCGGCGACCAAGGACATCACGCACACGCTTGCAGCGATCCAGCGCGAGGGCGTCGGCTGA
- a CDS encoding substrate-binding domain-containing protein codes for MFANRRRLAGAFLALAAGLAVTGCASTDEPVAKDTNADELVVGYSQSNNAEPYRAQLNIQLQHYMKRYPKLKLLPITDAQQDSGKQVSQVQNFITNNVDVLIVSPNESAPLTPPVEKACQKDIPVIILDRTVNTDCYSSFIGGDNVEAGRKAGELAAKELPDGGNVEAGRKAGELAAKELPDGGNVEAGRKAGELAAKELPDGGNVVVLQGILSNQPQIDRLKGFEEGIESNSKIKVIKKREAKWLKPDATRIMNQWLAQDLDIDLVYAENDPMALGAYQAAAGKGMEKDIEFIGTDGLAIPDGGIRAVQQGKLVGTFIYPTGAEEAAKTANALAQGKKVQKEQVLGIPTVTQDNAAGLYKKYDFSDEG; via the coding sequence ATGTTTGCCAACCGCAGGCGCCTCGCCGGCGCCTTCCTGGCCCTGGCCGCCGGTCTGGCCGTCACCGGGTGTGCGTCCACCGACGAACCGGTGGCCAAGGACACCAACGCCGACGAGCTCGTCGTCGGGTACAGCCAGTCGAACAACGCCGAGCCGTACCGCGCCCAGCTCAACATCCAGCTGCAGCACTACATGAAGCGCTACCCGAAGCTGAAGCTGCTGCCCATCACCGACGCGCAGCAGGACAGCGGCAAGCAGGTGTCGCAGGTGCAGAACTTCATCACCAATAACGTGGACGTGCTGATCGTCTCCCCCAACGAGTCGGCACCGCTGACGCCGCCGGTGGAGAAGGCGTGCCAGAAGGACATCCCCGTCATCATCCTGGACCGCACGGTCAACACCGACTGCTACTCGTCGTTCATCGGCGGCGACAACGTCGAGGCGGGCCGCAAGGCCGGGGAGCTGGCCGCGAAGGAACTGCCGGACGGCGGCAACGTCGAGGCGGGCCGCAAGGCCGGGGAGCTGGCCGCGAAGGAACTGCCGGACGGCGGCAACGTCGAGGCGGGCCGCAAGGCCGGGGAGCTGGCCGCGAAGGAACTGCCGGACGGCGGCAACGTCGTGGTACTGCAGGGCATCCTGTCGAACCAGCCGCAGATCGACCGGCTGAAGGGGTTCGAAGAGGGCATCGAGTCGAACTCGAAGATCAAGGTCATCAAGAAGCGCGAAGCCAAGTGGCTCAAGCCGGACGCGACCCGGATCATGAACCAGTGGCTCGCCCAGGACCTCGACATCGACCTGGTCTACGCGGAGAACGACCCGATGGCGCTCGGCGCCTACCAGGCGGCCGCCGGCAAGGGCATGGAGAAGGACATCGAGTTCATCGGCACCGACGGGCTGGCCATCCCCGACGGCGGCATCCGCGCCGTGCAGCAGGGCAAGCTGGTCGGCACGTTCATCTACCCCACCGGCGCCGAAGAGGCGGCGAAGACCGCCAACGCGCTGGCGCAGGGCAAGAAGGTGCAGAAGGAGCAGGTGCTCGGCATCCCCACGGTGACGCAGGACAACGCCGCGGGCCTGTACAAGAAGTACGACTTCAGCGACGAGGGATAG